A window of Castanea sativa cultivar Marrone di Chiusa Pesio chromosome 8, ASM4071231v1 genomic DNA:
caaacccacactctacaaattcatattgtttaaggctcattgggcctgagcccgtaactgctcctggggccaggtgcaattgtgcacttacatatcctaaattatttattattaaagagttttatttcttaattttagaatcaaatgtgggatcacatcataaatattcatccaagtgagttattaagtacaaaaaccaaatagtctaaaataaataaatctaaaaaaaaaaaagtgtttcacaataattaaaaaaaatgaaaatttacattttatatcaaataatatccttacaaaattttttaaacagttaacaagatataaaaatgactatcattagtatttaaattatatatatatatatatatatatatatatatatatattatgtatcttattatatatctttaagtatatttatatatatacattaggTTACAAGTTAGTTAAATATAAGGCATAGAGTACTACCTTAGAGGAAAGTAAAGAGTTCTCTCGAAAATAGAATCTTTGTAGCAGATGACATGTCCCTTTCTCACTGTTTTTGAACTAGGGTAATTTTGCTGTGCTTAGGAGTGCGTTTGATTTCATAGTGGGTTGCTAGCTAGTTGCTTAATTAATGGGGCCAATTAAATACCTTAATCTGCTTTGTAGTTTTTTGTCCCCGTAAGTATCTACTTTGTAGTTTGTGCAGTTTTCTCTTGCTGCTTGTTTCGGTTAATTTGTTTTGGTCCTTAAGGCGAAATCCTTTGTTATGTACTctcccaaaaaataaacaaaacagtCTCATAATCTCTTGCTTGTCTCAAAACCACAAATTATTCTAGCTAGTATTAttctttaccctttttttttttttttgagaagcagtATTCTTTACCCTTAAATTCCTGAAAGTTCTTGttttttcaatataattttcaatttttacatatTATATTTTAAGTGGGAGAAAGAGAATTTAAACCTTAAATACGTTTATTAGATTGACCTGAAAATTTGATCCAAGTTCAACTGAAGATTACATTGTTTGTAGAATTATTATTCCCTAATTAGCTTGCACAATGAGGATCAgaatttagaaaacaaaaattctgttCCATGTTACTAATTTTTGATACATTTTAAGAGGGAAAAAATGGATTTGAGTGTGCATTTGAgttagaattaaaaattaaaattattttactattcagtttatttttgctactattcatgggcccactgcactttttgtaACTATTCATGGGCTCCACTGtattattttaactaacttttaattttcaacaataatttttcagtttcaacaaaataagcagtatctaaATACACCTGAATTTTAAATATGTTCCTTAAAAACACCAAATAATGTTATTTGATCTAAAGGTCATTGGTTAGTTTGTGTTACTGTTACTAATTGGCGTCAACCACAAGtttgagtttatatatatttatactaaTAAAAGATGCGTGTGACATTTTTTGTCCGGttactaattattttatatttagcgATATTATAGCACGTTATAATAAATATTCACCTCCATCCTCCATCTCACTTTGGCTAAAGATACTGAGAATGGAAAGAGGAGAATATTCAGGTCTTGGATCTAATCTAATTACGACCCAGGAAAGAAGCCATGAAATGGAAGGAGAAGAAAGATCAGAAAAAGATTGGTGTAGAAGAGCAAATTTTGTTgaagaaacaagaaagcaacTAGGGCTAGCAGGGCCTCTCATAGCCGTTAGTATATTGCAGTACAGCTTACAAGTTATATCAGTGATGTTCAATGGTCATTTAGGAGAGCTGCCTCTTTCTGGTGCTTCCATGGGATCTTCCTTTGCTTCAGTCACTGGTTACACTGTCCTGGTAAGTGGGTTCTATTTCATGAGTTTAATTTCTCTTGTACCATAGGCTATTTTTGTGGTGATCAACGGTAACCACAACCCGCGGCGGAGTTAGGATTTCAGTTTagaagaacaaaattaaaagataatataaaaaaatagccTAAAGAAAATTGatcaatattaataataaataaataaacaactgtAACAACTATAATTGTTATAACATTTTATTGTGTCTCTAAAATTACTTattattgtttctcaaaaaaaaatttacttattattattatattatatttttttataatattaatatggGGCCTATTGATTGAGTTGTTGTGGCTggtttgaaatgaaaaaaaaaaaaaaaagggattcgGGAGAAAATATAAAAGGGTAGTAGGAATGGTGTGGTACTGTGGTGTAgtgtggtgtggtgtggtgaAATCATATTTGACAGTGGctttagggtgagtttggttcaactttttgatattatgctttttgaaaaagtgagagttTTAAAAAGTGCGgaatgaaaaagtgttttttttgaaaaagttgagtgtttggtaaaaattattaaaaaatattttttgaaaaaagtgagtgtttggctagcacttataaaagcaGCAGTTTAAgtggtaaattaccaaaaaggacaatatatatataaatgagtttatttcattcttaaatcaactactttataatacttactaaaaaaaactacttaacaataataagaataataaaaataaaaataataaatatattattggtattattttaataataatattttgcaAGGAAGCTTCCTTTTTTACTCCTTTTAACCCCCACCACATATATTTGATCGCATCTTGAAGCTTCCTTTTTCACTCTTTTTACCCCCACCACATATATCTGACCACATTCTCTTTTTTTGCATTTCCTTTCATCGTTGTCTtttctcttcatcttcatcttccttttctttttcttttttaatcttttccctTGTCGTGCTGCTAGAGCTCTCAAGTTCTTGTTCCTCCCTTGTCATCTTCAGATCTTCTTCATCGTTTGTTTCATTCACCTCCTCAGtttatcaattttcacaaaggAGAGGAACCTGGGGCTGCACCGTTGATCAAGCTTGTTTGTGAACTTGTGATCTGCTCTGGTTCTCTAGGGCTGTTGCTACAATCTTTGATTTGTGGTGCTCACTTTCACTGTGTAAAATTGTGTTATAAGCCAAGGGataaaattgggtttttaagaataattagTGGGCAATTTGAGAAATTTGTGCAACTTCCAACGGTTACATGAAACGCACTTCAGTGTTTTTTTGCAATGGAGCTCTTTGTTGCTTTCATGATTTAGGCTTTTCCTTTACAAatgaaaatgcaattttttttataaaaaacaacttttaaaACCTTACcaaatgcatattttatttttttggtttcaaaaggCACATTTTAGCTTCTAAAAGCTTAAACAAACGGGCACTTAAAGAAGTAAGAAGATGTGTCTTTTTCTTAGGTGCTAGGCTTGCTAATTAAGTAGTATAGGTTTCTggtttttttcttatatcaGTGGTACAAATTGGTTGGTGTGAGAatgcttctttgttttttcatttctcatgtCAGGAAAGGCAAGACCTTAAAGAGTTaaagtttttcatttaaaagtCATTTTTTGAGGAGCCGGGGGCACTTGCCCCCTCTTCCCCCTGCGGCTCCACCCCTTACCACAACTACAACATGACCATGAAATTCACGATGAGTGTTAAACTGTTGAAGATCATCACAATAGGAGAGAAGAATTCCATTATTTAAACTATTGTTATCTTGAGGAATGAGACAAGTTATCCATTAATCTACAAAACTCTTGACTAATAAGTAAAACTtaagtatagttttttttttttactttctaaaaaaaaagtatagttttttcaaggaaaatgttaaaaatatatattacaaatttattacacaacctttaaaaaaaacttatgtaaCAATGAATGTGATCGGTGAATTTTAAAacgataataaataaatgtttaaacTACGGTTTTGTACTTATTGATAGTTTGATACATCAATTTGATTCAAttataaagtaaaatttgtaacaTCTATAGTATTACTCTTTTATGTATCATACCTTAGGTTCTCTAACTATATTCAAATACATGattgcattgatttttttttttttaaattgattgcATTGATTAAAACaacccaaataatttttttttctagtaaaaactaaatttaatatgaccatatgtttgaatttaattaaaaaacctaATATGGATCACCTAAAGAATTATCTCTAAATTTTAACCCTTATATCTTATGCTAGAATTGAAAGGCATACCTCATCGATTTTTGATTGCTTCTTAAATCTATATAGGccttttttttcaattagtccatatatatatatatatatatatatatatatatatatatatatatatatatatatatacatatgggCTTGAAATAAATATAGGAAATTGGGTCCAATGCCGTGTCAATGGGTTTTTCCACCCAGTCTGGACTCTGGACTCTGGACCGTAAACTTTAAATAAGAATAAGATTCAACCGTGGCCCGCACAACCTACAGGTTAAGCTGGTGGTCAGAACACAATAAGAATACATgggaaaaatacatttttatattaaaattctataatttagggtataacaatttttctttttttgacaaacaAACAGACACACACGCAGTTATgcataacaaattaaattattaattttaaagtaataaaataaacctTGAAATCTTAAAAGGtcataaattcaatattttaattttaaaagtaaatttcAGCCTATATTAAGACAATGTTGTTCCATTTAAATTGGctatgatttaatttgttacttttaaaaatttagggttaattttttaaaatttttaaagattgaggtttaattttttttacaaatctaaataaagtagttaaaaatattttgtttttctagtTTTAGCCAAAATTTGTTCTAAATAGATTAATGACCTTACTAAAGCTTCTTGCGTTTTCATGCATCATCCCCATTTTTCATTAGAAAGTAGCATTTTGATGCAGATGCTCATCTCTATTACATTATATTCAACTTCCTCTCTTTCAAAAATTTCTTATAGCTAGGAATGGGAAGTGCATTGGAGACATTATGTGGGCAAGCCTATGGAGCAAAACAGTACCACATGCTTGGTGTACACACACAACGAGCTATGCTAACCCTTTTAGCCTTAAGCATTCCTCTAGCAACAATTTGGTATCACACAAGCACCATTCTCATAGCACTAGGCCAAGACCATGAAATATCTACTGAAGCAGGAGTTTTCAATCGTTGGATGATCCCAAGCCTTTTTGCCTATGGTCTCCTACAATGCCTAAACAGATTTCTACAAACACAAAACAATGTTATTCCTATGTTGATAAGCTCTGGATTCACGGCTTTGCTACACGTTCTTGTTTGTTGGGTTCTTGTGTTTAAAATCAAGCTTGGGATTAAAGGAGCTGCCTTGGCAATTTCCATTTCCAATTGGATTAATGTGCTTTTGTTGGCAATTTATGTAAGATTTTCCCAAGCTTTCGTGAAAACTTGGACTGGGTTTTCCAAAGAATCCTTGCATGATATTCTTAGCTTCATAAAGCTAGCTGTTCCTTCAGCAATTATGATATGGTAAGTTTTTATCTGTCCCTCACCAATAATATGTTTTCTACTTGCCAAAAAAATGGacctttttatcttttatctcaTTGATTTGTGTGCATAAGTAGAAATAGGGTTTGAACTCAAAACAAACCGTAACAACATGtatataaaattgtaattaCTACATCAAAAAGTCACTTCTATTGAAgtatttacttctttttattaaCTTTGGAAATTTTGATTAACAGTCTTGAATATTGGTCTTTTGAAATGGTTGTTCTCTTGTCTGGACTtcttccaaatccaaaattagAGACATCGGTATTATCAATAAGATATTTTTTATCACATTCTTAATCTTTGCAAAGATAAAAATCACAGATTGAGCACATTCATATatcttatattttcttatagCTTGTGATCACAAACTACAATTTTAGTACTTAAAACCTTTCTTAAGGTAAAATATATATCTATGCAGCCGAAAAGAAATTCATGTGTAATTGTTCTACAGCCTTAATACATGCTGGATGGTTTATATGATTTCTGTTGGTCTTGGAGGTGCTATAAGGTTAGTGTCTTAGTGACATGGTTTACATGGATTTTCACACTCAACACCATTATCAATTCCTAAAGTCCCTGCACTGCCCTCAAAAACTAAGAGATTCTTCttactattatatatagtacAAGAGTGTCAAATGAGTTGGGTGCTGGGTGCCCACATGGTGCACTTTTGGCTCTTCGAGTCATGATCACATTGGCCCTGTTAGAGGGTACAACAATAGGAATCACTACACTTCTGGTGCGCAATGTTTGGGGAAAGCTTTATAGCAAAGAGGAAGAAGTTATCAAATACGTTGCTAAAATGATGCCACTGCTTGCATTATCAGACTTCTTGGATGGATTCCAATGTGTACTTTCAGGTCTTAAAATCTTGTCACAAGTACTACTCAAAGTTCTATTGTTAATGattgtttcatttttcttactttGAATTCAAATGTTTTCATTGTAATTTCTGTTTTGGCTACCTAGGTGCTGCTAGAGGATGTGGGTGGCAAAATCTATGTTCATTTATAAATCTTGGCGCTTACTATTTTGTGGGAATTCCTTCTGCTGTGCTCTTTGCTTTCATCTTTCATTTTGGAGGCATggtgagtctctctctctctcatgcattaaaaaaataaatcaaaaacacacacagaaaGTTTCACTATGAAAATGGAGTGACTAATAGTGGCACAAATactgtctaaaaaaaaaaaaaatccaaaccgcaaatatttatatatgagGCTGCTAGAGTTTGAGAATTATAGTTAATTGCCGCACTACAAAGgatcatatatatatgggcTAACAAAAGGGTATAATTCGGCATAAGTTTATGCCTTTATTTGAGTGGGTCACAGCACCATTTTGCATTCATCAATGACTTCAAAGCCAAATTGGTTTCAGCAAACAAGTTGGAAACTTGAATTGGGTTTTAATCCCATACAACTCCACTTGAGAGCAATCCATGCACCCACATTCAAGACAGATACATATACATTCTCATTTTCACcgcataataaaaattgtgtcagTTGTGGACCTAAGTGAAAATGACATTCTAATCAATATTCACAAATATCATATCAAcaattgtaaatatatatatatatatatatatatatatatatatatatatatgtatgtacaCGGTGTCCTTAACATTTTCATTATgtatatttcaaatatattagaTATTTATTAATCTCTCTCTTGTATATTGATATTGGCGTTGTGGAATTGGTTTTAATTAGGGGCTTTGGATGGGTATCATATGTGGACTTTCTGTTCAAGTTGTCGCACTTGTTACAGTAAACTTATGCACTGATTGGAATCAAGAGGTAAGAAAATTCCATTAGTTTTAAGCCCTTGACTAGGACTTAATCTATAGGAATCAATTAAGAATTTTGCCCTACACGAAGGCACTAATTAATGATCCAatactcataaaataaaataaaaaattaatgatccaATAAATTGAGACCCTGCCATAGGGCTAAATGTACATCCTATGGGACTATTTTGAGATGGCATGaataaaacttgaaaaatgCAGTTCAAGCTTATAAGTATAAAACAAGTTTCTCATAAATTTTTCtgctaaaaaatttgtattGCAATATAAGCCCAAAGTTATTCCTTACATTGGGTTTAATTTTGacaattactattattttttgaggaatttttttccttcctttttcaGGCAATGAAAGTTGTGCGTGGTGCTCAGGAGGTGGCATAATTGTTGATGAGGAGCCATGGATTTGGTTTAACTTCTCACGACAGTGTCAcaccaagaaaataaattgatgatAATTCATTCCTTTCTTACgaataaaaattatgtacacGATTGTACATGATTATACATGATTGAACATGATAATTTATTGGTCGCTGGCTTGAGTGATTGTACATGATTGCATTTGAACCACATAGGATTATATCACGTATATATTTGgccacactttttcactctttGAGGTGCGGCAAACCTAATCCTCCACTGACATTagtctattatatatacatgGGATGTTTCACTTGTGTTATGCAACATCActagaaaacaaagaagagaacGTAGTCAAGTTTGCTAAgtatacaaagaaaataagtagATGAGGATTGTAAGTATTTGTCCCATTTTTGTAgtctctcaattttctcaatGAAACTCTCTTCTAGAGGTTGTCTATGGACATGTATAAGTTAAATTACGTAAATCTTCACATGAACCCACCAATAAAATCACTTAATTATTTACCATTCACAACTTACCACATTAATAATTGTGTAAAAAGTCCTATAAAAaattaccataaaaaaaaattatttgtatctAAACTAGCTAATATTCGTGACAATTCTTGGTTCAAAAAATCAAGTCTGGTTgctgctaaaaaaaaattggcatttGCAGAAGTTTATTCAACCCATGGATTTCgtccaaaagtttaaaaattttgggtttaatttCCTTAATTTAT
This region includes:
- the LOC142608041 gene encoding protein DETOXIFICATION 16-like isoform X1, whose protein sequence is MERGEYSGLGSNLITTQERSHEMEGEERSEKDWCRRANFVEETRKQLGLAGPLIAVSILQYSLQVISVMFNGHLGELPLSGASMGSSFASVTGYTVLLGMGSALETLCGQAYGAKQYHMLGVHTQRAMLTLLALSIPLATIWYHTSTILIALGQDHEISTEAGVFNRWMIPSLFAYGLLQCLNRFLQTQNNVIPMLISSGFTALLHVLVCWVLVFKIKLGIKGAALAISISNWINVLLLAIYVRFSQAFVKTWTGFSKESLHDILSFIKLAVPSAIMICLNTCWMVYMISVGLGGAISTRVSNELGAGCPHGALLALRVMITLALLEGTTIGITTLLVRNVWGKLYSKEEEVIKYVAKMMPLLALSDFLDGFQCVLSGAARGCGWQNLCSFINLGAYYFVGIPSAVLFAFIFHFGGMGLWMGIICGLSVQVVALVTVNLCTDWNQEAMKVVRGAQEVA
- the LOC142608041 gene encoding protein DETOXIFICATION 16-like isoform X2 — translated: MERGEYSGLGSNLITTQERSHEMEGEERSEKDWCRRANFVEETRKQLGLAGPLIAVSILQYSLQVISVMFNGHLGELPLSGASMGSSFASVTGYTVLLGMGSALETLCGQAYGAKQYHMLGVHTQRAMLTLLALSIPLATIWYHTSTILIALGQDHEISTEAGVFNRWMIPSLFAYGLLQCLNRFLQTQNNVIPMLISSGFTALLHVLVCWVLVFKIKLGIKGAALAISISNWINVLLLAIYVRFSQAFVKTWTGFSKESLHDILSFIKLAVPSAIMICLEYWSFEMVVLLSGLLPNPKLETSVLSISLNTCWMVYMISVGLGGAISTRVSNELGAGCPHGALLALRVMITLALLEGTTIGITTLLVRNVWGKLYSKEEEVIKYVAKMMPLLALSDFLDGFQCVLSGAARGCGWQNLCSFINLGAYYFVGIPSAVLFAFIFHFGGMGLWMGIICGLSVQVVALVTVNLCTDWNQEAMKVVRGAQEVA